The window TGGCCTTTCCATATTTTTTGACTGCCGTTACATTTATCCTTTTGCCCTTGTATTCAAAATATCCAAGATCCCATGGCTGACCGCCACCCTCTGGATAGAAGGCTGTCTTGTCAAGTATGATCTCATTGCCTCTTGAGTAAAGGACGAGCCCGGTAAATTCCCTCATGAAAGGATCATCATAATATAAGGTCCTTGTCTCTATATCTGGATAATCGCTGTATTTTTTCTTCATCACCTCTCCCTTATCATGTCTTTGAATTACAAGCGAATGAAAATTCTCCGGTATCTCAATCTTCATGCCTTTTGATTCCAGATATCCCTTAACAGTTTCAGGGCTTATTCCATGCGAATCGTATAGAAGTATCAGATCTTCGATATCTATCCTTCCCTTGTTAGACAGGAGCTTTTCTATGATCTGTGTTCCATGCTTTTCAACCTCTCTGTATTTTTCCTCCTCGATTGAAAGTACGTCTGAAGCGAAGCGGTCAGGGAATTCACCTACTATTTCTTTCAGGTCCTCATAGTTCATGTGTATGAGATCAAGCAGCGTACCCCTGTATCCAGTATTGTTCAGGGCTCTGTAAGCTCTTCTTATGAGCATTCTTGCAAGATAGCCAACCTTGACGTTGGATGGGATTACGTAAGCTGCAAACATGTGCATCAGGGATCTGGCATGATCGATCATCAGGAATACGTCTCTGGCCTTCTTTATCCTTTCATATCGATCCCTGGCGTCCGGATATTTCTTCTCTAGCTGCGATATGACGAAGGACTCCTCATAAGGCTCCTTCATCACGGAAGCCCTCACAACTTCTGATAGAAATTCGTCATCAATCTTAGATACCGATGAATTATTCAGCACATGGGCGATTATATCTGGATATATGGCCTGATAAACTGTGGGCGTGCCCTGCGAAAGCCATGTCAATCTTTCTAATCCATAGCCCGTGTCCACAATTTTCATGTCCATCTTGGAATACCTGATTCCATCTATTTCGTATGGTCCATTCGGATCCTCTTTCATATCCATGAATACCAGCGTAGCTACTTCAAGCCCTCTCACAAATACTTCAAGAGCGTTTCCAGCGTTTCCACCTCCTGACCATGGCTTTTCCTTGAAACTTATGAGCTTTCCGTCGATACCTAGGCCCTCTGTCAGGAAATCGTAACAGTAATGCACCGTCTCCTCTTTCCAGTAAACCGTTTCATCTTTGGAATTGAAATAATCATGGCACAGCATCTCGAAGCTTGTCAGATGCCGCCCAGTTATACCGACAAGATCCACATCATTCATCCTGATACTCGGCTGCGACATTACGATTGGATTTCCTGGCGGCTTGACTATGCCGGAAGTCACGTGTGGCTGAAAATCGTATATTGAGGCATTTACAAGGAGTACATCCTCCCTCCACCTTGGAACAACAGGATATGGTTTCAGGAATTTATGACCACGATCCTCAAAGAATTTTATAAATGCAGCCCTCATCTCGTCCAGCGTATACGATCTCGGTACTGGACTGTTGCCGATGAACGTGTATTCATCACAGGGGGTGTCTCCGCATGTGATCCTCTCCCTGTCTTGCGTCCAAAAGTATGATCCGCATTTAACGCATCTTTTCTTTTCAAAGCCACTGTTGAGAAAGAACTCCAGATCAAGTTCCCCCGTCTGTTTTTCCATCAGGATATGATTTTAAAAGACTATTTCTAATTTTGCGATACCAGGTTATGGTTTCTGTTAACCATGTTAACATCCACCTCTGGAAGTTATCATCTCCTTGATGCTTAAACTTCGTGGGTATAACCCAATACCCTCTATCCCGTCAAATGCTTCAGGGACTGCCTTTCTTATTGTGTTGTAGGATGCATTTAGATCCGCATGTATTAATGTTCCATTTGCAGACTGAAATACACCCCTCTTTATTCTCTTTCCCATGTACGTGTTGTGGTGTTCTATGATTTCGTTATCAAGAAACGAACATATGCTTGTATAGCTCTCCTCCTGTATCATGACATTGATCCCTTTCTCTTCTGCTTTGTATTTAATCTGCTGTATGAGCATATTAAAGGGTATCTGCACAAAGTTCTGGTTGTTTGTTCTCCCAATATCGGTATCCTGCTTCCATCCATCGTTGTGACCTATAACGATCGTATCGATCTTTCTTGACAATGCGTATTCGACTATGGATCTGCTAAGCTTGTGCATGATGTCCTTTACTTTCCTGTTTCTCTCCATGAAGAGCTTATCTATCCTTTTTGTATTCTCTCTGTTTTTCCTCTGCCTGTCACTGATCGATCTCAATCTTGATAACTCTTTATTGAAATACTGGTTTATTGATTTCAGAACACCGCCCTTGACAGCAATACCCTTTTCGGATATGTTGTTTCCAATGGTTACGATGTTCATTACACCAATATCGATGCCCAGTATTCTCTTAGGACTTAACTCCGATACGTCTGATATCTCTTTAGAATATACTATCTCCACATTATACCTAACACCAAATGGTATAATTCTTACCTCCCTTAAATCTGTATTATCATCTAATCTTGTCTTCACCTCCAGATCCATGATTTTTGGGAATTTTAATATTCCATTATCAATAGAACACTGCTGGTTTGTGAATATTAATATAAATTCTCCATCTTTATTCTTGTATTTTGGTGGTTTCGGAATTCCATTAAATAATTCTGGATGTTTTTTGTATGTTTTTAATGCCTTAAAGAACGAATTCCATGATTCCTTGACCTTTCTTATTGTCCACTGTGCCGTCTGTGCTGGCAGTTTCTGGAAGTTGTTGTTTTCCTCTATATCTGATGGTTTTGAAAACTGTTTCGCAAGATCCTTGTATGATGATAATTTTTCCCTATTGAAAAACTGGTTTCTTATGATATAATTTACCTGATTATATAGGTTCTTTGATAAATGGCACATTCTGGATATTACGCCATTGTCACGGATGAAGATCTGTTCAGTTCTCATCGTTTTCATAGCCTATCTCCAATGAACTTTCCTTCCCCGTTGAGGCGTATACATAAAGCGTCTTTCATGATATTCGTAGCAGATTTAATACCTCATTTGCCTTCATAGTTAATAATATAATACAGTATTTGTATAAATAGTTATTAGAATTACGGATTATAATCATTGAGCGATCTATACCAATGTGCATCTATGTCATACTTACCTGTTCTAAGAATCAGCGATATGCCTCTCAGCTTAAGATTCGGATATCCAAACTTCAAAGACGGACGGATGGTATCGTCATGCTTATCGTATCGCGCTATTGGCGTCTCCACAATGTGTATTCGTAGCACACGCCCCATTCTCATCGGTTTTACAAGTTCTTCATGAAATTTTATTATTGGAGGAAGTCCGTTTATCTTCAGCCCGAATAAAGCGTTTTACAGCTTCCTCCAGGATCACAAGTCCTTCCAATAAGCTACTCCATATAGAATTGATATACTATGGGTGCAATAAGATCTGCTATCTGTGAGAGAAATTTCTCATCTTCATCGCCGAAAGCAGCCTTCTGATCAGAATCTATATCAATTTCACCGATTGCCTTCCCGTTGAATCTTATGGGTACAACTATCTCAGACTGAGTGGACGGGAAGCAGGCGAGATATTTTGGGTTGCTCTTCACATCGTACTCATTGACTATATCGTTCTTGATGACTGCCAAACTGCATAACCCGTCACCGAGATTGATTTCAACGTGCTCCGTTTTTTCTCCAACAAAGGCCTCAAGCTTCAGTTTACCGTGTTCAAGAACGTAAATGCCGACCCAGTCATATTTTGGATTCTGATTCTTAAGGTATTCACAGGCGTTTTGCATCTGACTCTTGGCGAAATTCTTTACATTCATAATGGCTAAATTTTTTTTGATATTTAAAATATTCATTTCAATGAAAACTATATCGAAATTCAATTCAATATTTGATAGCTTTTAACTTTCTCTCCGCACTGTTCTCCACATCTATTCTGTCATCGATTTTTATATATGTTTCGACCCTTTTTATTCCCATTGAAAGTATCGCCTTTTCCCCTCTCTTGACAACATCAAATATTTCATCAATTGTCTTCACCTCTAACACGGTTCCCATGCTATTCGGATAAAAATTAATACCCGATTTCTTGAATTCCTCCAGTGCGGCGTTTATGTATTTGGAAGCAGACGTACCCGAGCCAATTGGAATATAGGTCACTTCAGCGAGGATCATAATTCATTATTGCGCGTTTCGATAAAAAATTAATGATACGGTCAGATTTCTGTCCGACATAATAATAAAAAATAAGAAAAATTCGGTTCCAATTACAATAAAATTTAAATATTTATTTCACCTATTTTCAGTATGCGTCAGACGTTCTCGATCCTCCTGCTGATTTTCTCCGTGTTTGTCTCGGTTATGCTTGTCTCAACTGGCATAGCAGTGCAAGAACAGCAGATGACGTCTGTCGCCATATCCGATTCGTTCAATATAAACAGCCTCGAAAAACTTGGTCAGGATTATTATCTCAAGGTTGAAGCCATCTTCGAAAACAGGGCATACACCGGTGCTGTAATAACAATTTATAATTCAGAGGTCATAGTTCCGGCACTGTCAGAGGCAACTGCGGATCTGCTCATACCCGTAAACACCTCTGCACTGATGTCATCTGGCTGGATGCTTAAACCGGTGAATTTGACAATTAGATTCAGCGAGAGGATACTCTTTGCGGTATTTGAGAAGAAGGTATCGCTGACCGTTCCAAGTCTATTTGAAAACGTAAATGAAACACAGCAAGGAAACTTCATAGAAATATCATTTACGCCCACAGAATTTACAGCTGGCAATATGATGAACATAGAAATAAATGGTTTGATCAAGAGCATATCGCTCACGTATGGAACGCCAACGACGATCAGGATACCTATAACTAATCCGAACGCCTCAATTGGAGATTCTGAAAACTATTTGGAGATATCCAACTTTACCTATTATTTCTCTCAGATAAGTGATCTCTAATCATATTCGTAGAAGGTACTTTGGACATTGAGCTAGAAAAACCCGATCTTCTTAAAGAAAGCAATAGAGGTCAAACCTTCTTCGGACGATGTTGATCCTCGGAGATCGATTATGGAAAGCGATTTAAGGCATTTATAGCCGAAATCCCAATT is drawn from Thermoplasma sp. Kam2015 and contains these coding sequences:
- the alaS gene encoding alanine--tRNA ligase, with protein sequence MEKQTGELDLEFFLNSGFEKKRCVKCGSYFWTQDRERITCGDTPCDEYTFIGNSPVPRSYTLDEMRAAFIKFFEDRGHKFLKPYPVVPRWREDVLLVNASIYDFQPHVTSGIVKPPGNPIVMSQPSIRMNDVDLVGITGRHLTSFEMLCHDYFNSKDETVYWKEETVHYCYDFLTEGLGIDGKLISFKEKPWSGGGNAGNALEVFVRGLEVATLVFMDMKEDPNGPYEIDGIRYSKMDMKIVDTGYGLERLTWLSQGTPTVYQAIYPDIIAHVLNNSSVSKIDDEFLSEVVRASVMKEPYEESFVISQLEKKYPDARDRYERIKKARDVFLMIDHARSLMHMFAAYVIPSNVKVGYLARMLIRRAYRALNNTGYRGTLLDLIHMNYEDLKEIVGEFPDRFASDVLSIEEEKYREVEKHGTQIIEKLLSNKGRIDIEDLILLYDSHGISPETVKGYLESKGMKIEIPENFHSLVIQRHDKGEVMKKKYSDYPDIETRTLYYDDPFMREFTGLVLYSRGNEIILDKTAFYPEGGGQPWDLGYFEYKGKRINVTAVKKYGKAIVHTLDGEIPENVRVHGVIDWDRRSRLMVHHTATHLLLGVLREILGPHVWQNGVQKDVEESRLDITHYRRIDDETIRRIEDRTFELIREGRDVSVRNLDWYSAIDKYGFRLFEGGVPLTSKIRVVEIQGVDAEGCGGTHLKNISSIGVLKIRKVEAIQENIYRITFSAGVPALHLFQDSYESAYRISTMVKKPISEIAQSVSEISKEYGELKRSLLDMKRREIENKILNARLIGQPGKEYRIIEADESDIGEISRIAHSKKVDIVVETRSSGTFKYTAISPSRKAREMIRVLFNAEPEGNDSVASFINEHSE
- a CDS encoding RNA-guided endonuclease TnpB family protein → MKTMRTEQIFIRDNGVISRMCHLSKNLYNQVNYIIRNQFFNREKLSSYKDLAKQFSKPSDIEENNNFQKLPAQTAQWTIRKVKESWNSFFKALKTYKKHPELFNGIPKPPKYKNKDGEFILIFTNQQCSIDNGILKFPKIMDLEVKTRLDDNTDLREVRIIPFGVRYNVEIVYSKEISDVSELSPKRILGIDIGVMNIVTIGNNISEKGIAVKGGVLKSINQYFNKELSRLRSISDRQRKNRENTKRIDKLFMERNRKVKDIMHKLSRSIVEYALSRKIDTIVIGHNDGWKQDTDIGRTNNQNFVQIPFNMLIQQIKYKAEEKGINVMIQEESYTSICSFLDNEIIEHHNTYMGKRIKRGVFQSANGTLIHADLNASYNTIRKAVPEAFDGIEGIGLYPRSLSIKEMITSRGGC
- a CDS encoding GAF domain-containing protein codes for the protein MNVKNFAKSQMQNACEYLKNQNPKYDWVGIYVLEHGKLKLEAFVGEKTEHVEINLGDGLCSLAVIKNDIVNEYDVKSNPKYLACFPSTQSEIVVPIRFNGKAIGEIDIDSDQKAAFGDEDEKFLSQIADLIAPIVYQFYME
- a CDS encoding MTH1187 family thiamine-binding protein, which produces MILAEVTYIPIGSGTSASKYINAALEEFKKSGINFYPNSMGTVLEVKTIDEIFDVVKRGEKAILSMGIKRVETYIKIDDRIDVENSAERKLKAIKY